Proteins from one SAR324 cluster bacterium genomic window:
- a CDS encoding dienelactone hydrolase family protein has product MEFSRREFVVGGLATGGFALAVQPIQAQSAITTDSNGLVASEINIPTTDGSIPGYYARPAGDRIYPVVLVIQEIFGVHQHIQDVCRRFAKLGHLAIAPELYYRQGDVSNFKDYREIIGKVVSKVPDTQVMRDLDAAAAWAGLKHGDTTKMGVTGFCWGGRITWLYTAHNPLIRAGVAWYGQLEGEPNELKPQNPIDLVDQLNGPVLGLYAGKDRGISLESVNRMNSALKSNGSVSEIRVYDQSQHGFHADYRPSYDPEAATDGWQRLQQWFRQHGAA; this is encoded by the coding sequence ATGGAGTTCAGCCGCCGAGAGTTTGTTGTTGGAGGTTTGGCAACGGGTGGATTCGCTCTGGCTGTGCAGCCGATACAAGCACAGTCTGCAATTACCACGGACAGTAATGGACTCGTAGCGAGTGAAATCAACATCCCCACCACAGATGGAAGTATCCCAGGGTATTACGCTCGCCCAGCTGGAGACAGAATTTATCCAGTTGTACTGGTGATTCAGGAAATTTTTGGAGTCCATCAGCATATTCAAGATGTCTGTCGGCGCTTCGCAAAATTGGGGCATCTAGCCATTGCCCCTGAACTGTATTATCGGCAAGGGGACGTTTCAAACTTCAAAGATTACCGTGAGATTATCGGCAAGGTGGTTTCAAAAGTACCGGATACCCAGGTGATGAGGGACCTTGATGCAGCGGCAGCATGGGCTGGATTGAAACACGGAGACACCACCAAGATGGGAGTTACTGGCTTCTGTTGGGGTGGCCGGATCACTTGGTTGTACACGGCGCACAATCCCCTGATTCGGGCGGGTGTGGCGTGGTATGGTCAGTTGGAAGGGGAACCAAATGAGCTGAAGCCTCAAAATCCGATTGATCTTGTCGACCAGCTCAATGGGCCTGTCTTGGGACTCTATGCAGGAAAAGACCGGGGGATTTCATTGGAAAGCGTGAATCGGATGAATAGTGCCTTGAAATCCAATGGATCGGTCTCTGAAATCCGTGTCTATGATCAGTCCCAACATGGTTTTCATGCGGATTACCGCCCAAGCTATGACCCTGAAGCAGCCACAGATGGTTGGCAACGGCTGCAACAGTGGTTCCGACAGCATGGTGCTGCCTGA